The genome window GGTCATACACATTCTCCGAGCGGCGATGTTTGATGTTGTCCAACACCACGTCGATCATTTGCGCTAAATGTGGGTTGTCTTTCTTGCTGGCGATGAAATAGTTGCTGATGTCGCCGCGCTTGGTGGTGACGTACAGCTCGTCATAGTCGGGCTTGACGATCCCGCCCAGCGGCCAGACGAAATGGGCATCGATATCCAGGTAGACGCCGCCGTATTTCTGTAGCACCAGCAGGCGCCAAAAATCCGCCTGGGCCGCGCCGATTTGGAGCTTTGAATAGTTGTCATATATATCTGCCGCATAGTTCGATTGAATGAAATCCGCCCGCGCCTCGGTCACCATGAAGCGATATTCGAAACTGGGTGACAGCAGGCGGTTGAACAGATAATTCAGGTAGAGCGGCAGGGTGACGCGGT of Candidatus Tenderia electrophaga contains these proteins:
- a CDS encoding glycosyl transferase; this encodes MGTQYVKKFLILFVSRIIKIIANLTKLLCYVFHFLFPNKRFTLPQRAAPIFSKRGPAVISRIIWQTNYTDRVTLPLYLNYLFNRLLSPSFEYRFMVTEARADFIQSNYAADIYDNYSKLQIGAAQADFWRLLVLQKYGGVYLDIDAHFVWPLGGIVKPDYDELYVTTKRGDISNYFIASKKDNPHLAQMIDVVLDNIKHRRSENVYDLTGPGVFNQVLDNSKVNTTSYRYTCNQGNFTNEYFQYVDKPEGKWTKAQHKIDIIRK